The Elusimicrobiota bacterium sequence CCACATAGAGAATATTTGTCGCGGGATCCAGGTCCACGACGTAGGCCGGTTTTCCGAGCGATAGGCCCAAACCGTTCCGCTGTCCCCGGGTGTAATAGGCCACGCCCCGGTGTTCGCCGACGCGGCGCCCATCCAGGGTGTGGATGGGGCCAGGCTGAAGGGTGAGGGCCGACCGGTCCGTCTCCCCCGCGCGGGATTTCACAAAACCGGCGGTGTCGGCATCCGGCACGAAACAGATTTCCATGCTTTCCTCTTTCGCGGCGGTCTTCAGGTGAAAGCGAGCGGCCGCGTCCCGAACCTCGGGCTTGGTCATCCCTCCGATCGGAAAACAGAGCCGTTCCAATTCCGCTTGGCCGAGATGGTGGAGCACGTAGGACTGGTCCTTGTTCAGGTCCAACGCCCGGCGAAGGGAGCGGACCGTGCGGCCCTTCTCTTCCCGAACGTCGATCCGCGCGTAATGCCCCGTGGCCACGGCGTCGGCACCCAAAACCACGGCCTTCTTTAAGAGCGCGTCGAACTTAACGAACCGGTTGCAGGCGATGCAGGGGTTGGGCGTCTCCCCCGCTAGATAGGCGTCAACGAAAGGGTCCAGGATGTTTTTTTGGAAGGGGTCCGCGAAATCCAGCACGTAGTGGGGGACGTCCAAAGAGGCGCACACCGCCCGGGCGTCCTCGATGTCCCGGCTGGACCCGCAACAGCCGAACCCGGTCTCTTTCCGGAGAAGTTTCAGCGTCACGCCGATCACCCGATGCCCCGCCTCTTTCAGAAGCGCGGCCGCCACCGAGGAATCGACCCCTCCCGACATGGCGACGACGATGTTCATAAATTCGCCAATGCCGAGGCGAGGGCCTGCTCCGCCAGCACCGAACAATGCATTTTCATGGGCGGCAGTCCCCCCAGGGCCTCGGCGACCTGGAGGTTGGTGATGGTTCTCAACTGGGGCACGGTTTTCCCCAACGCCATGGTGGTCAAAATGGAGGAAGCCGCGATGGCGGCCCCGCACCCGAAGGTCTTGAAGGTGGCGCGAGCCACTCGCCCATTCTCAATTTTGAGGTACAACCGTAGGATGTCTCCGCAGGTCGGGCTCCCCGCCTTGCCCACGGCGTCGGCGTCGGGCAGTTCGCCGACGTTCCGCGGGTTTTGGAAATGGTCCATGACCGTCGCGGAATACATCAGGCCCCCGCCGCCGTTTCCCGCGCGCGCTCTTCCCAGAGCGGGGACAAATTCCGAAGCCGCTCCACCACGCGGGGAATGATCTCCAAGGCCGCGTCGACGTCCGCGTCCGTGTTGAAATGGCCCAGGGAGAAACGAACGCTCCCGTGGATTCGCTCCGGGGGCACGCCGATGGCCTTCAGCACGTGGGACGGTTCCAAAAGCCCCGAAGCGCAGGCCGAGCCCGTGGAAACTTCCACACCCGGCGTTTCCTCTTTCTTGAGTGTGAAGCCCGCCTGGTCCAGCGCCAGAACCAAGGACTCCCCTTCCACGGCGTCGAACGCGATGTTCGTGGTGTTCCCCAACCGTTCCGTGGGGTGGCCGTTGACGAACAGGGAGGCCACCCGGGCCTGAAGACCCTTTTCCAGCCGGTCGCGCAGGGCCCGCACCCGCCCCGCTTCCGGGGAGAGCTCTTTTAATGCCAGTTCGCAGGCCGCGCCGAGCCCCACGGCGCCCGGCACGTTTTCCGTTCCAGCCCGACGGTTTTTTTCGTGGGCGCCCCCATGGAGGAGCGCGTGGAGTTTCACCCCGACGAATGTAGAGGGCGCCGATGCCCTTGGGCCCATACAGTTTATGGCCGGAAATGGAGGCTAAATCCACGGGCCAGGTCTTGAGGTCCATGGGCTCCTTGCCTGCCGACTGAACGGCGTCGGTATGGAAAAGAACCCGCGCTTCCCGGCACAGAGCCCCCAATTCCCGAATGGGTTCCAGGGTGCCGATCTCGTTGTTGGCGGCCATGATGGAAACCAGAAGGGTGTCGGGCCGGATCGCCCGTTTAAGATCTTCCGGAGAAACGCGGCCGAACCGGTCCACCGGCAGGCGCGTCACCTCAAATCCATGTTCCTTTTCCAGGTAATCGCAGGCGTGGAGGACGGCGTGGTGTTCGACGGCGCTGGTGACGAGGTGGCGGCCCGCGTCCCGATGGGCGAAGGCGGCGCCGATGATGGCGGCGTTGTCGGCCTCGGTGCCGGAAGAGGTAAAAACAATTTCGCCAGGATCGGCCGCGCCCAGGAGAGCCGCCACTTTTTCCCGGGCCATTTCCAGGGCTGCGTGGGCCCGTTGGCCTGCGGTGTGCAAACTGGAGGGGTTGCCGTAGGACCCCTCGGAGGAGAGGAACGGGCGCATGGCCTCAAACACTTCGGCCCGCACCGGCGTGGTAGCGTTATTGTCGAAATAGATCGGCTTCATAGAGCCGTACCCCGCTGTAAGTAAAAGCGATGGACGGTGTGGGATTTTAGCATTTCTCGTCGGCCATTAATCCGGCCCGTCAAGGAAAGAGCCGGCGCCAGCCACCCAAAAGACACAGGAAATGGTAGACTGTCAAGGCATTTGAGAAGTTTTGGAGGCGAGACCATGCCGAGAATGCTCCCCCCCCTTCCCCCGGTCGGGAAGACGCGGTTCGCTGGAAGCCACACCCTTGCATCTCAAAACACCCCGTGGGTTGCTTTTTCTATCTTATTGGCGGTTCTCTTGGCCGACGGGTTTTTGGTCCGCCGGCACTCTCAGCACGCCCTCGAAATTTCCCTCCACGAAAAGGACCCCGTGAGCACCGTCTTCGCCCTCGGGCAAGGTGACTTCGTACCAGAAGCGCGACTGCTGGAACCGAATGGCCCGGGAGAGGCCCCGGCCATGGTGATTGAGCACAACGGAAAAACGGTCCTCCGCCTGCCGTATACCCGGGTCGACCGAACCAATCGAACCCATCTCGCGACCCTGGGCCAGGGACGAAGCCTCCGGATTCTGGTTTTTGACGCCGTCTCCCAAAAAACGCCCCATCGCGCCGTTTTCGCCTTTTCCGGCGAGCGGATGGCGGAGGTCTCCCCCACGCCGGAAGATCGATCCATTTTGGCGGCCCTGGCCTCGGTGGACGACGGAGGGACGCTCCTTTATTGGGATTTGTTTTTCCTCTTCCGCCCGATCTTAGCGGCGTTAATCCTGGGAGCGATCTGGATCGGGCTCCGCCGACAGGACAAGAAACGGGGGGGTCCGCCCGTCCTTCAGCCCTGGGACGGGATCAACCGAAGGTTTTCTCCATCGGCCGACTCAGGCGGAACTGTCGTCCCCTCCCCGCTCCCAACCGTCGCCCCTATTCCCCAACGTTAAAGTAGCGGGCTTCCGGATGGTGGAACACCAAGGCCGACACGGTCGCCTCGGGTTCCATCATAAAATTCTCCGTCAGGGTCACCCCGATGGAGGCGGGAGAGAGAAGTTGAAAGAGCTTGGCCTGATCTTCCAGGGCGGGGCAGGCGGGGTAGCCGAAGCTCACCCGCAAACCTCGGTATTTGGCCTGAAACAAGTCCGACAAGGAAAGAGCGGGCGCGTCGGGAAACCCCCACATGGCCCGGAGCCGTTGGTGTAAAAGTTCGGCGAAAGCCTCCGCCGATTCGATGGCGATGGATTGAAGGGCGTGGGATTTCAGATAGTCGCCCTTTTCCCGCCAATCGCGGGAAAGGTCCAAAATTCCCTGCCCGCAGGTCGCGACGAAAAACGCCACGGTGTCCCGTGGGCCGGCCGAGGCGGGCCGGACAAAATCCGCCAGGCACAACCCCTCGCCGACCGATTGTCGAGGAAAATCAAAGGTCATCCGGGGCTCGGCGCTCGTCAACGAATCGAACACCCGCAATTGGTCCCCCTCGCTTTGAGCCGGAAAAAATCGCCACACCGCCTTGGGTTTCAAGAGGCCTCTCGCCAAAATCTCATCTTGAAGCGCCACCACCTCCCGATTCAGCTTGACCGCCTTTTCGTCCCCGGCCTCCAAAAGTTTCGCGATTTGGCCGCGAAGTCCCAGGTGTTTTCCGTAAAGCATGACCGGGTTGATGGTGCGAAAAATTTCTTCGACGCTGAATACTTCCAAGACGTGACGCTTGAGGTCCGGAGGCAGGGGCGGGTCGACGTCATGGCGGATGACGGCGCGAGGAGTGGAAGCTTTCGACGGGGTCGCGACCGCCCCCACGCGCCATTCCGCTTGTCGGACGCGGTTGGTGGCGACTAATTTATCTTTGGCAACAGGGTCCATCAACCGGTTGGCGAAATCCAAGCCCGCCATGGCATCCTTGGCATAGTACACGTCGCCGCCGTAAGCGGCGGAGATTTTCGTCGACGAAAACCGCTCCGAAAGAGCCGCCCCCCCGACCAACAACGGCAGGTCGATTCCGGCGTTTTTTAGGTCCCCCGCCGTCGCCACCATCTGGTGGGCCGACTTGACCAACAACCCGGAAAGTCCCACCAAATCCGGCCGGTGTTCCCGAACAGCGCGGATCAACTCTTCGGGCGGACATTTGATGCCTAAATCGACGACGCGGAACCCGTTGTTCTTTAGAATAATGTGCACGAGGTTCTTGCCGATGTCGTGGACGTCTCCCTTGACGGTGGCCAACAACAAGGTCCCCCGGGCCGCGGAATCCGCCTTGTCCATTTTTGGTTCCAGGTGAGCCACGGCCGCCTTCATCACCTCGGCGGACTGCAGGACCTCGGCCACGATCATCTCGTTTTTGGCAAAAAGCCGCCCCACCTCGTCCATTCCTGCCATGAGCGGCCCGTTGATGACCGCCAAGGGCTTGCTTCCCTTGGACAATACCGCTTCCAGGTCTTCGATCAACCCTTCCTTGGACCCATCCAGGACGTTCCGGGCGATCCGCTCTTCCGGAGTGCCCAACCGGACAGGAGCGGCTTTCGCCGCGGTGGACTTGCCCCTAAAATGGGCGGCGAACGCCTCCACGGCGGCCCGGGCGCCCGCGGGATCGGCGAAAAGAACCGCCCGGGCTAGGGACAATTCCTCTTTAACGATCGACGAATAGCGGGCCAGCTTTTCCGCGTTGACGATGGCGAAATCCAGGCCGGCCTCCACGCATTCGTGGAGGAAGACGGCGTTCAATACTTCCCGGCCCGATTCCGGCAGACCGAAGGACACGTTGCTGATTCCCAAAATCGTTTTGCATCGGGGCAGTGCCGTTTTGATCAGCCGTACCCCCTCGATCGTTTCGCGGGAAGCCCCGATGTAGTTCGCGTCTCCCGTGGCCGCCGGAAAAACCAACGGGTCGAAAATAAGATCTTCGGGCCAGAGCCCGTATTTCTCCGTCAAGAGAGCCAAGGACCGGAGCGCCACGGCCAGTTTCCGGTCCCGGGTGACCGCCATGCCCTGGGCCTTGTCTTCGTCAATGCACCCCACGACAACCGCCGCCCCATAGTTCCGGAGCAGGGGCGCGACCTGAACGAACCGTTCCTCCCCGTCTTCCAAATTGATGGAGTTGATGACCGCCCGCCCCGGACAAAGCTTGAGCGCCGCTTCCATGACGGCGGTGTCCGTGGAATCGATCATGAGCGGAGTTTTGACTTTTTTCGTCAAAAACCCAAGGAAGGCTTGGACATCGGCCCGCTCGTTGCGGTCCGGGTTGGCCAGACAAACATCGATCACTTGAGCCCCGGAGCGCGCCTGCTTGCGGCCGATCTCAGAGGCTTCCTCGAAGGCCCCGGCCACGATCAGTTCCTTGAATTTCCGGCTTCCGATAACGTTGGTCCGTTCACCGACGATCACCGGGCGTATTTCGTCGGTCACGACGAGGGGATCCAGCCCCGAGAGGGCGAAACGGGACGCCGCGGGGGCCCGCCGGGGTTTTTTTCCCTGGGCCATCTGGGCGATGAGCCGGATGTGATCTTCCGTGGTCCCGCAACACCCCCCCAGGAGGTTGACCCAACCGTTCTCCACAAACCGTTCGAGCTTTCGGGCGATCATGTCGGGGGTTTCGTTATAGCGTCCCTCTTCATCGGGGAGCCCGGCGTTGGGGTAACAGGACACGCCGAACCGGCAGATCTCCGACAACGTCCGGAGGTGGTCGGCCATGAAATCCGGCCCCGTGGCGCAGTTGATGCCGAGAGTGAGGAGGTTCCGTTGCTGGAAGGAATAATACAGGGCTTCGATCCCCTGGCCCCCCAGGGTGGTGCCCATGACCTCGATGGTCGCCGAAACGCTGACCGGCACCCGCCGGCCCGCCTCGGCCATGGCGCGGTCCAACCCGATCAAGGAGGCTTTGACGTTCAGGCTGTCCTGGGCGGTCTCCACCAGGAACAGGTCCACTCCGCCCTCCAATAAACCGATCCCCTGGATGCGAAAGTTGTCCACCAGCTCATCAAAGGTGGCGCCGCCGGTGACGAAAAGGGATTTGGTCGTGGGCCCCACCGAACCGGCCACGAACCGCGGCTGGTTCGGCGTGGAAAACTTTTGGGCCGATTCCCGGGCCAGACGAGCGGCCTCGCGGCTGATTTCCAAGGCCTTTTCCCCGAGGCCGTATTCCGCCAACACGATCGGCGTCGACCCGAAACTGTCGGTTTCAATGATGTCCGCCCCCGCGCGCAGGTAGGCTTCGTGAACCGCTCGGATGGCCTCGGGTTTTGTCAGGACCAAATACTCGTTGCACCCCTCAAAAGCGGCCCCGCCGAAATCCGCGGCGGAAAGATCCATTTTTTGAAGGGCGGTTCCCATGGCCCCGTCCAAAATCAGGATTTTTTCCTGAAGAAGAATCTCTAATTCGTTTTTGTTTTTCACCTCGATCCGGCCTCCCTATTCGCCTTCAAAAAATCCTTGGTTCAGAAGAATCCCCGTTCCCTACGAGATTATACCAAGAAGGACCGTGGCGATCCGGGCTGAAGGGAAGGGCTCTGTGGAACAGAACGGGGAAGGACCCGGCGGGAAAAACGCGACTACTTTCCCTCACCCCGGTGGTATTGGCCTCGCGTGAAACGTTCGGCGGCGGACATGGACGTCGCGGTGCCCATCTTAATGAGGGATTCGGCCGCTTCGCTCTGAATTTCGGGGTCGGGACTTTCTTCCATGAAAAAAATGATTTGAGGAACCGAAGCCTCGGCCACGGACCCCATATCGCCGAGGGCCCGCATGGCCCCCAGGATCACATCCTTTTCTTTAGAGGCGAGGCTTGGCGCCACCCGCTTATAAACCGACGGATCTTTCTGGCCCAGTCGGCCCAAAACAACGGAGGCTTTCAAGCGTAGGGTCCGCTGGGGATCCTTAAAAAGGACGATCAACGCCTCCACCACCTCGGGGGTGGGTATACCGATTTCTCCCAAACCGTCCACGGCCCGTTGGCGAAGATCGACGTCCGGTTCCTTCAAGGCCGCCAAGAAAACGGGGATGCCGACTTTCCCCATGTTCGTGATCCGCATGGCCGCGTCCCCGCGTTCAAATTCGTCTTGGCTTTTGAAAGACGGGAGGAGAACAGCGGCCACGCGCGACTGGATTTCCGGGCTCATGCCCCCCAGGGCCGAGGCCGCGCCTTTGCGGAGGGAAATATCCTTGGACTTGAGCGCCTCCAAAAGCGGAGGAACCGCGGGCTCTCCGATGGCCCCCAGGGCGAAAGCGGCTTTCTCCGATACGCAAAAATCATGGTCCCGAAGCGCTTCCACCAAGGCTGGGACGGCGGCCCCGGCCGAAGGCGCCATGGTCCCCAGGGCGGCCGCCGCGCGGCAGCGAACCCAACTGTCCCGGTCCGAAAGAAGCGTCGCCAAGGCTTCCGCTCCCGGTTCCCGCAGAGCCACGAGGGCTCTTTCGGAGGCGCGATAAACCGGTTCCCGCCGATCCCTGAAATTTTCCATGAGGGCGGGCAGGGCCTTTTGGGCATCCGGTCCATATTGGGAAAGACGGTTCATGGCGCGGACGCGCATGTCCGGATTGGGATGATGCAGTTGGCGGATCAATGAATCCACCGGGGGCCGCCCCGTCGCGCAGGCAAACAACACGCCGGCCATGGACACGGCCATCATCCGAGTGAAAAAGAATCGTGGATTCACCATATTATCCTACCATTTTGTTAAACTTCTTCTCCCCACCATGGACGCTATCGCTCTCCCCGCTCCTGGCCTCAGCTCAGAGGAAGCCGCCCGCCGCCTCCAACGGTTCGGCGCCAACGAACTGCGCGGCACAAGCGGGCGCTCCTTTTGGCATCTGGCCTTCGAGGTCCTTCGGGAACCCATGTTCTTGCTCCTTCTTGCCTGCGGTCTGCTCTATTGGTTTTTGGGCGACCGGCAGGAGGCCCTGATCCTCTTGGGGTTTGTTTTCCTGATCATGGCGATCACCATCACACAGGATTGGAAAACCGAACGGGCCCTCTCCGCCCTGAGAGATCTTTCCAGCCCGCGCGCCCTGGTGGTCAGAGACGGCGTGCAACGCCGCATCGCCGGCCGGGAAGTCGTCGAAGGAGACCTCCTGATCCTTTCGGAGGGAGATCGGGTTCCGGCGGACGCCCGCGTGGTGACCGCCAGCCACCTGGCGGTGGACGAGTCCCTGCTCACGGGAGAATCGGTTCCCGTGCGCAAACTCCCCGCGGACGAACAGGTGTCCACGCCCTCCCCCTTGGAAAAAATGGGGACGGGGCACACGCCCCCGACCGGGGCCCGGCCGGGGGGAGAAGACCTGCCTTTCGTTTTCGCCAGCACGTTGGTGGTTCAAGGCCAGGGGGTGGCCCGCGTCACCGCCACGGGCGTTCGCACCGAGGTGGGAAAGATCGGCGCCGCCTTAAAATCCATTTCGCCGGAATCGACCCCCCTGCAAAAGGAAACCCATTCGCTCGTGGGGCGGCTGGCCATCGGAGCCCTGGCGCTTTGCGCGGCGGTGATCGTGACCTACGGCCTCACGCGCGGCGACTGGCTGGGCGGCCTTCTGGCGGGCCTCACCCTGGCCATGGCGATCCTTCCCAACGAATTCCCCATGGTTCTCGTCATCTTTCTTTCCCTCGGGGCTTGGCGCCTTTCCAAGAAGCGCGTGCTCACCCGCCGCATGGCGGCCGTGGAAACCCTCGGCGCCGCCACAGTCCTCTGTGTGGACAAAACCGGCACCCTCACCCAAAACCGTATGGTGCTTCAAACGGTGTTTTGTGAGCAACAGACGCACCGCCTGGGAGCGGACCCCCTGCCGGCGGCTTTCCACCCCCTCATTGATTTTGGACTGTTGGCCAGCCAACCCAATCCGGTGGACCCCATGGAACAAGCGGTTGAGCGAGTCCACCGCTCCGCCATCGGAATGCCCGCCCGGTCCTGCCTGGGATGGACCCGCGTACACGAATACCCGCTGTCCCGGGGGCTCCAGGCCATGTCCAATCTTTGGTTCTCTCCGGAAAGCCCCCGCGCTTTCGCGGCCGCGAAGGGCGCCCCGGAAGCCGTCTTTGACCTGTGCCATTTGCCGGAACCCGAACGGCAACGGCTAACGACGGTCCTCGACTCTCTGTCGGCCGAAGGGTTGAGGGTTTTGGGCGTGGCCGTGGCCGAACCCCCGGCCGATACCCGCCCCACCCACCAACACGATTTCGACTTCCGTTTCGTGGGCCTGCTGGGGTTTTTGGACCCGGTGCGGCCGGGCGTTCCGGCCGCCGTGGCGGACGCCCAGCGGGCCGGCCTCCGCGTGGTCATGATCACGGGCGATCATCCGGGCACGGCCATCAGCGTGGCTCGCGCCATCGGGATCGCCCAGGCGGATGACGCCGTGACCGGGCCTGAACTCGAACGCCTTTCCGAACAGGACCTCCTGTCCTTGGTGCGGAAGGTCCATGTCTTCGCCCGGGTGGTGCCTGAACAAAAACTGCGGCTGGTCCAAGCCCTCAAGGCCAACGGAGAAGTGGTGGTCATGACCGGCGACGGGGTGAACGACGCCCCGGCCCTCAAAGCCGCCCACATCGGGATCGCCATGGGGGAGCGGGGGACCGACGTGGCGCGGGAAGCGGCGGACCTGGTGCTTTTAGACGATGATTTTTCCTCCTTGGTCGCCGGGGTTCGCCTGGGTCGGCGGGTGTTCGACAACTTAAAAAAAGGGATGGCCTATATCCTGGCCGTCCACATCCCCATCGCGGGGTTGACGCTGGTGCCGGTCGCGCTCAAGTGGCCGCCCCTGATCCTCCTGCCGGTCCACATCGCGTTCCTTCACTTGATCATTGACCCGGCGGGTTCCGTGGTGTTCGAGGCCGAAGAAGAAGAGGCGGACGTGATGTCCCGTCCGCCGCGGAACCCGCAGGAACCCCTGTTCGGCCGGGACCTGTGGAAAAATTGCCTCCTGCAAGGCGTCGTCGTCATGGCCGTGGTGCTGGCGCTCTACGCCATAGCGCTCCACCGGGGCCAACCCGACAACGACGCCCGGGCCATCACCTTCACGGCCCTCATCGTGGCCAACGTCGGGCTCATCTTCGCCAACCGATCCTGGGCGCGAACGGCTCTGGGGACCCTGGGCTCTCAGAACGCGGCGCTGTGGTGGGTTACCTTTGGGTCCGCGGGATTTTTGGCCCTCGTTCTGTGGGTCCCCTTCCTTCGGACCATGTTCCATTTTTCCAAACTTCACCCCGTCGATATCGCTCTCTGCCTCTTGGCCGGCACCGCCAGCGTGGTTTGGTTTGAAGCGTTGAAATGGTGGAGAGCCCGTCGATGAAAATGACGGCGCCGGTTCGGATCGGCGTCTCCTCCTGCCTGCTGGGCCAAAAAGTGCGTTACGACGGCGGCCATAAACGGGACGACTTCGTGTCGGACCTCTTGGCGCGATTCGTGGAGTTTGTCCCCGTCTGCCCCGAAATGGAGATCGGCTTGGGGACCCCCCGGGACTCCATTCACTTGGCCAAGATCAACGGGGAGGTTCGCTTGGTGAACCCCAAAACGGGGCAAGACTCCACCGAGCCCATGACCCGCTGGGCGGCGATTCGACTCGCCGCCTTGGAGAAAGAAAATCTCTCCGGGTATATCTTAAAGAAAGATTCTCCCAGTTGCGGGATGGAGCGCGTGAAGCTTCGCCAACCGGGAAAACAGCCGACGAAAGACGGGGTCGGCCTTTTCGCTGGGATTTTAATGGCCCGTTGGCCCACCCTGCCGGTAGAAGAGGAAGGGCGGTTGAACGATCCCCGCCTGCGGGAAAATTTCATTGAACGGGTGTTCGCTTACCACCGTTTGGCCCAATTCTTCAGGGAAGGCTGGACGGGCGGCGACCTCGTGCGTTTTCATACGGCGGAGAAACTCCTCCTGATGGCCCATGAACCTGTGGGATATCAAGAACTCGGCCGCCTCGTGGCAACCGCGAAAGGGGTCCCGCGGGCGGAATTTGCCCAACGCTATCAAACCCGGTTCATGGAAGCTCTGGGCCACCGCGCCACCACGCGCCGCCATGTGAACGTCCTCAGCCACGCGGCCGGTTATTTTCGCGACAAAGCCACGCCGGAAGAACGGCGAGAGCTCCGATCCGTCATTGAGGATTTCCAACGCGAGCTGGTCCCCCTGGTCGCGCCCATCGTCCTATTAAGAAGCCTTGTCCGCACCAAAGGCATCGCCTATCTGGAAGGCCAAACCTACCTCTACCCCCATCCCAAAGAAATGATGCTTCGCAACCATGTCTGAGATATCCGAGGCACCCCCCGAAGCGGCCGCCTGGGCGGAGCTCAGCCGGACATTGGGCCAGGACCTGTTGCTGACGCAGGCCAGCGGCGGCAACACGTCGGTCAAACTGGACGACCAGCATTTTTTGGTGAAAGCTTCGGGCCTTCGGTTGGGCGAGGTGACGGCAGAGAAAGGATGGGTTTTGGCGGATTACCAAAAAATCCGAAACGGCGTTCCGACTCTTGATAAAGAAGAGGACGTTGAAGCGAAGTCCAGAGCCTACCAAACCTTGCTGGCGTCCTCCACCGTCACTCGCGGTCCCAAAATTTCCCTGGAAGCCGGTCTTCACGCTCTTTTACCAAATCCCTGGGTGGCCCATGTGCATAGCATCGCAGGCCAACTCTTGGGCCTCATGCCGGAGGATGAAGCGCGGCGTTTGGCTTTCAGCCTCTTGGGAGAAGACCTGGAATTCCATTGGATTCCCCCAGCCATTCCAGGCCACGACCTCTGCGCGAAAACGGCGAAACACCTGTCGGCCTCTCGCTCCGGAAAAACCCTGAGCCTATGGATTCTCCAAAACCACGGGGTCGCCTGGGGAAGTCATTCGGATAAAAATATCCTGGCCGCGGTGGACGCTTTTGAAGGACCGATCCGGAAACGTTTCGGCCTTGACCGATACCCGCCGCCCGCCATCGAACCCTTGGCGCCGCAACGATCGCCAAGGCCCCAAGGGCAAACCTGGTACCAAGTTCGCTTGCCTCAGGGGCCGGCATGGGAATTCGACACCACCCCGGCGCTCACCGACTTTGCGGGCCATTTCGATCTCTGGTCGGACGCCCCGCCCGATTTCGTCCAAGCCGATGACCGCACCGCGCACATCCTCGCCGCATCCCCCCGCGACATCGAAGGCCACGCCCAAGTCTTTTACGCCCACGCCCTTGTTTCCACCATCTCCCGCCAAGCAGGCTGGTTCCGCCCCCTCCCCCCGGACGCCGTCCGCGCCATAAAACTTCTCCTGCTCGAGCGCCCGACAGAAGGCTATTGAACCCAGATTTCTCCTTGTCCGAATCCCCCATTTGGATCGGGGAATTCGACCACGGGAGAACGGCCTTTTCTTCCTCAAACCTTCGCCCGAAGAATATCCACCTTCACCCGTTTTTCGTTTTCCTTAAAACATTGTTTGCGGATACGGGGCGTTGAGGAGGTCTGCGCCTACGCGGATTCGGCGATGGCCTGGAGGAGTTTTAGGACGCCTTTCCAGTGGGTGGGACCGGCGGGGAAGGCCCGCATCGTTTCGAGCAAAATGACCAGGGGATTGTCGGCCGCTTGTCTCAGTGGGTCCGTCTGACTCAAGTCGGAGGCATCCAATAGAAGGCTCGGCGTTTGGACCAAATGGAATGGCTGTTGAAAGCCCCACCGATTGAGCACGCCCGAACGTCGAGCGGCGGCCAAAGAGACGGGGCGAGCGAGCTGATTTTTCGCCTCCCTTTCCCCAAAAGCGGAGGGAATCTTAAGAAGTCGATCTGGGGGGACCCCGCTCAATTCCCGATCGGTCAACAGGAACACATGGCGATCCTTGCTCATCCACTCCCGAAGATTTTCCAAGCCCTCTTTCGTCAAGCTGTCCGCGTCTGAAATTAGCAACGTTGGGTCCATCCCCAATAAAACCGGTGGCGCGGCCGGGTCGACCGATAACCCCGAGGGACCACGGGCATATCGCTCGGCCGTTTGCCCCACCCATCTCCGGCCTCCATCCACACCCAACGGAATCGGCCGATCCCCAAGGTTTTTCAAAATATCTTGGACG is a genomic window containing:
- the metH gene encoding methionine synthase, with product MGTALQKMDLSAADFGGAAFEGCNEYLVLTKPEAIRAVHEAYLRAGADIIETDSFGSTPIVLAEYGLGEKALEISREAARLARESAQKFSTPNQPRFVAGSVGPTTKSLFVTGGATFDELVDNFRIQGIGLLEGGVDLFLVETAQDSLNVKASLIGLDRAMAEAGRRVPVSVSATIEVMGTTLGGQGIEALYYSFQQRNLLTLGINCATGPDFMADHLRTLSEICRFGVSCYPNAGLPDEEGRYNETPDMIARKLERFVENGWVNLLGGCCGTTEDHIRLIAQMAQGKKPRRAPAASRFALSGLDPLVVTDEIRPVIVGERTNVIGSRKFKELIVAGAFEEASEIGRKQARSGAQVIDVCLANPDRNERADVQAFLGFLTKKVKTPLMIDSTDTAVMEAALKLCPGRAVINSINLEDGEERFVQVAPLLRNYGAAVVVGCIDEDKAQGMAVTRDRKLAVALRSLALLTEKYGLWPEDLIFDPLVFPAATGDANYIGASRETIEGVRLIKTALPRCKTILGISNVSFGLPESGREVLNAVFLHECVEAGLDFAIVNAEKLARYSSIVKEELSLARAVLFADPAGARAAVEAFAAHFRGKSTAAKAAPVRLGTPEERIARNVLDGSKEGLIEDLEAVLSKGSKPLAVINGPLMAGMDEVGRLFAKNEMIVAEVLQSAEVMKAAVAHLEPKMDKADSAARGTLLLATVKGDVHDIGKNLVHIILKNNGFRVVDLGIKCPPEELIRAVREHRPDLVGLSGLLVKSAHQMVATAGDLKNAGIDLPLLVGGAALSERFSSTKISAAYGGDVYYAKDAMAGLDFANRLMDPVAKDKLVATNRVRQAEWRVGAVATPSKASTPRAVIRHDVDPPLPPDLKRHVLEVFSVEEIFRTINPVMLYGKHLGLRGQIAKLLEAGDEKAVKLNREVVALQDEILARGLLKPKAVWRFFPAQSEGDQLRVFDSLTSAEPRMTFDFPRQSVGEGLCLADFVRPASAGPRDTVAFFVATCGQGILDLSRDWREKGDYLKSHALQSIAIESAEAFAELLHQRLRAMWGFPDAPALSLSDLFQAKYRGLRVSFGYPACPALEDQAKLFQLLSPASIGVTLTENFMMEPEATVSALVFHHPEARYFNVGE
- the mnmA gene encoding tRNA 2-thiouridine(34) synthase MnmA → MNIVVAMSGGVDSSVAAALLKEAGHRVIGVTLKLLRKETGFGCCGSSRDIEDARAVCASLDVPHYVLDFADPFQKNILDPFVDAYLAGETPNPCIACNRFVKFDALLKKAVVLGADAVATGHYARIDVREEKGRTVRSLRRALDLNKDQSYVLHHLGQAELERLCFPIGGMTKPEVRDAAARFHLKTAAKEESMEICFVPDADTAGFVKSRAGETDRSALTLQPGPIHTLDGRRVGEHRGVAYYTRGQRNGLGLSLGKPAYVVDLDPATNILYVGEDADTASDRVEVRDVLWSAGTAPREPVRAAVQIRSRHGAAAALVTPTGGGAVVLFEEPQRAVTPGQSAVFYEEDRVIGGGAVHRAVPVGRREALG
- a CDS encoding HEAT repeat domain-containing protein encodes the protein MNPRFFFTRMMAVSMAGVLFACATGRPPVDSLIRQLHHPNPDMRVRAMNRLSQYGPDAQKALPALMENFRDRREPVYRASERALVALREPGAEALATLLSDRDSWVRCRAAAALGTMAPSAGAAVPALVEALRDHDFCVSEKAAFALGAIGEPAVPPLLEALKSKDISLRKGAASALGGMSPEIQSRVAAVLLPSFKSQDEFERGDAAMRITNMGKVGIPVFLAALKEPDVDLRQRAVDGLGEIGIPTPEVVEALIVLFKDPQRTLRLKASVVLGRLGQKDPSVYKRVAPSLASKEKDVILGAMRALGDMGSVAEASVPQIIFFMEESPDPEIQSEAAESLIKMGTATSMSAAERFTRGQYHRGEGK
- a CDS encoding iron-sulfur cluster assembly scaffold protein; this encodes MYSATVMDHFQNPRNVGELPDADAVGKAGSPTCGDILRLYLKIENGRVARATFKTFGCGAAIAASSILTTMALGKTVPQLRTITNLQVAEALGGLPPMKMHCSVLAEQALASALANL